The following proteins come from a genomic window of Drosophila sulfurigaster albostrigata strain 15112-1811.04 chromosome X, ASM2355843v2, whole genome shotgun sequence:
- the LOC133847151 gene encoding probable phosphorylase b kinase regulatory subunit alpha isoform X1, which produces MRSRSNSGVRLDYYQRIVHRLILAHQEPVTGLFPASNVNSHAWIRDNVYCILAVWGLSMAYKKIADQDEDRAKCYELEQSCVKLMRGLLMAMMNQKDKVEKFKMTQSPYDSLHAKYSSKNGLPVVADNEWGHLQIDAVSLYLLILAQMTASGLQIVFSLDEVSFIQNLVFYIESAYSIPDYGIWERGDKTNHGEPELNASSIGMAKAALEAMNELDLFGARGGPASVIHVLADEAHKCQAVLQSMLPRESNSKELDSGLLCVIGFPAFAVDDEQLIHNTKDAILSRLQGKYGCKRFLRDGYRTPKEDPSRLYYERWELRMFENIECEWPLFYCYLILFHAFQNDKRSVQEYADRLEKIMVRSEDGILLVPESYAVPQDLVGFEYQKPGSQAREVVGRCPFLWGQSLFILGRLLQEGFLAVGELDPLNRRLGAQKKPDVVVQVVIIAEDNEIRDKLAEHDLHVQTIAEVAPIEVQPARVLSHLYTYLGRNRKLGLSGRKSRDVGILSTSKLYSLKDRIFAFTPQHIDYEEYYTTRDPDLLASNFTTNLAFLTNNWRHMLGRPTITLMATHYMLDQDKIPLAMIQTMRKLKSGYINGTRVMLGSLKDFLNTSAITDLSFLGSTEDGYPDRLHPDVQTYLDEHLLRSFSNRSTMNLRGGQLRPRHLRRRMSCKGAIKKTRSINVDSDNLGMEGPSPLTERRLSSVVPPPWLQANKQGHVSVFATTPEEGPTSPPQLGGELGLRENIYPVDPHHSRSAIDRRSEFVRQQEITVPKILIQRHRAETNFADTEVEELIAMLRETESLEEQGDILQYLVDTQGLDFNTAGLGLKHKSDDNAAELDQAFMDDVMLELSTAGAGGSGGVGGGDGCGGAGAAAGGEKKKPPMLPVKVPTVIIDPTTTTTSTASKKDLDNANATATATTGIPAAPVAPAPASPAAPAAGCSTNNNSLNNNDSSQSEGMLEEGRVVTVRDLLKGLYEKACQQKLWGLVRHTAGMLGKRVEDLGKAVTDLLVRQKQVTVGMPPNNEHTITAPLPEGELRQLIHDAYGDDESTAMLTQELMVYLAMFIRTEPNLFHEMLRLRVGLIIQVMAKELSRTLICDGEAASEHLLNLSPFEMKNLLYHILSGKEFAVSSVARGNLSIVSCKSSRVSKKSQIGLGDPEGEDALIATIDDRQGQWLRRRRLDGALNRVPRDFYSRVWTVLEKCQGLAIEGRVLQQSLTQEMTPGELKFALEVETALNQIPQPEYRQLVVEALMVLTLVTEHNMVPCLGDVIYVEHLVHKANQLFLEDQRKVQGDATLCCAKLKDGKEQQQAASGMLLCGGAAYICQHLYDSAPSGSYGTMTYMSRAVALVLDCVPKHGEKECAIS; this is translated from the exons ATGCGGTCGCGTAGCAATTCAGGCGTTCGCCTGGACTACTATCAGCGCATTGTGCATCGCTTGATTTTGGCCCATCAGGAGCCAGTGACCGGCTTGTTTCCCGCCTCCAATGTCAATTCGCACGCCTGGATTCGTGACAATGTCTATTGCATTCTGGCCGTTTGGGGCCTGTCGATGGCGTATAAGAAGATTGCCGATCAAGATGAGGATCGTGCCAAATGCTATGAGCTGGAACAGAGCTGTGTGAAGCTAATGCGTGGCCTGCTCATGGCCATGATGAATCAAAAGGATAAAGtggaaaaattcaaaatgacaCAAAGTCCATACGATTCATTGCACGCCAAATACTCCAGCAAAAATGGTCTGCCCGTGGTGGCGGACAACGAATGGGGTCATTTGCAAATCGATGCTGTTTCGCTGTATCTGCTGATTTTGGCTCAAATGACCGCTTCGGGTCTGCAGATTGTCTTCTCGTTGGACGAAGTTTCGTTCATACAGAATTTGGTATTCTACATTGAGTCCGCCTACTCCATACCCGATTATGGCATCTGGGAGCGTGGCGATAAGACCAATCATG GTGAGCCGGAGCTTAATGCCAGCTCCATTGGCATGGCCAAGGCTGCACTAGAGGCCATGAATGAACTGGATTTGTTTGGCGCACGCGGCGGACCCGCCAGCGTTATACATGTGCTCGCCGATGAGGCGCACAAATGTCAGGCGGTGCTGCAATCGATGCTGCCGCGTGAATCCAACAGCAAAGAGCTCGACTCGGGACTGCTATGTGTCATTGGCTTTCCAGCGTTTGCGGTCGACGATGAACAGCTCATACACAACACCAAAGATGCCATATTGTCGCGTCTGCAAGGCAAATATGGTTGCAAGCGCTTTTTGCGCGATGGCTATCGCACACCCAAAGAGGATCCATCGCGTCTCTACTATGAACGCTGGGAGCTGCGCATGTTCGAGAACATTGAGTGCGAATGGCCGCTCTTCTATTGCTATCTGATACTGTTCCATGCATTTCAAAATGACAAGCGGTCGGTGCAAGAGTATGCCGATCGTCTGGAGAAGATCATGGTGCGCTCCGAGGATGGTATTCTGCTCGTACCCGAAAGCTATGCGGTGCCCCAGGATCTGGTGGGCTTCGAATATCAGAAACCTGGTTCGCAGGCACGCGAAGTTGTCGGTCGTTGTCCGTTTCTTTGGGGCCAGTCGCTCTTTATTTTGGGCCGTTTGCTGCAAGAG GGCTTCTTGGCTGTGGGTGAGCTGGATCCATTGAATCGTCGTTTGGGTGCACAAAAGAAACCCGACGTTGTAGTGCAGGTCGTCATCATTGCGGAGGATAACGAAATTCGCGACAAGCTGGCCGAGCATGATCTGCATGTGCAAACCATTGCCGAGGTCGCACCCATTGAGGTGCAGCCGGCTCGTGTGCTTAGTCATTTGTACACGTATCTGGGACGCAATCGCAAGTTGGGACTCAGTGGCCGTAAATCCCGTGATGTTGGCATCTTGAGCACCAGCAAATTGTATTCGCTGAAGGATCGCATCTTTGCCTTTACGCCGCAG catatCGATTATGAAGAATACTACACGACACGCGATCCCGATCTGCTCGCAAGCAATTTTACCACAAACTTAGCCTTCTTGACCAACAATTGGCGTCACATGTTGGGCAGGCCGACAATCACATTAATGGCAACGCATTATATGCTAG aCCAGGATAAGATACCGCTGGCCATGATTCAGACAATGCGGAAACTAAAGTCGGGATATATTAATGGCACCCGGGTTATGCTGGGCAGCCTGAAGGACTTCCTCAACACGTCGGCCATCACGGACTTGAGCTTTTTGGGCAGCACCGAGGATGGTTATCCGGATCGCCTGCATCCCGATGTGCAGACCTATTTGGACGAGCATCTGTTGCGTTCGTTCAGCAATCGCAGCACCATGAATCTCCGTGGCGGACAGCTGCGCCCTCGCCATCTCCGTCGTCGCATGTCCTGCAAGGGCGCCATCAAAAAGACGCGTTCTATTAACGTTGACT CTGACAATCTGGGCATGGAGGGACCATCGCCATTGACCGAGCGTCGTCTGTCGTCGGTGGTGCCGCCGCCGTGGCTGCAGGCAAACAAGCAAGGACACGTCAGTGTGTTTGCCACAACGCCCGAGGAGGGACCGACATCGCCACCGCAGCTGGGAGGGGAGTTGGGACTCCGGGAGAACATCTATCCCGTGGATCCGCATCATAGTCGCTCGGCCATCGATCGTCGCAGCGAATTTGTGCGACAACAAGAGA taacAGTGCCAAAAATTCTCATCCAACGCCATCGTGCGGAAACCAATTTTGCCGACACAGAGGTGGAGGAGCTAATTGCCATGCTGCGCGAAACGGAGAGTCTCGAGGAGCAAGGCGACATTCTGCAGTATCTGGTGGACACACAAGGACTCGACTTCAATACAG CTGGCCTGGGCCTAAAGCACAAATCCGATGACAATGCGGCTG agcTTGATCAAGCGTTTATGGACGATGTGATGCTCGAACTGTCAACGGCTGGTGCTGGTGGTAGTGGtggtgttggtggtggtgATGGTTGTGGTGGTGCTGGTGCTGCAGCTGGTGGTGAGAAGAAGAAGCCGCCAATGTTGCCCGTCAAGGTGCCGACAGTGATAATTGATCCAACGACCACAACCACATCCACAGCGAGCAAAAAGGATCTGGATAATGCCAacgcaacggcaacggcaacaaccgGCATCCCAGCTGCACCTGttgcccctgcccctgcctCGCCCGCTGCCCCCGCCGCCGGCTGCagtaccaacaacaacagcttgaATAACAACGATTCTTCTCAATCTGAAGGCATGCTGGAGGAGGGACGCGTCGTCACCGTTAGGGATCTGCTCAAGGGCCTCTACGAGAAGGCGTGCCAACAAAAACTCTGGGGTCTGGTGCGTCACACCGCCGGCATGCTGGGCAAACGTGTCGAGGATCTGGGCAAAGCCGTCACCGATCTGTTGGTCCGTCAGAAGCAGGTCACCGTTGGCATGCCGCCAAACAATGAGCACACCATCACAGCACCGCTGCCCGAGGGCGAGTTGCGTCAACTCATACACGAT GCCTATGGTGACGATGAGAGCACAGCCATGTTGACGCAGGAGCTGATGGTGTATCTGGCCATGTTTATACGCACCGAGCCGAACCTGTTTCACGAGATGTTGCGTCTGCGTGTCGGCTTGATCATTCAGGTGATGGCCAAGGAACTGTCGCGCACGCTCATCTGTGACGGCGAAGCGGCATCGGAGCATCTACTTAATCTGTCGCCATTCGAGATGAAGAACCTGCTCTATCACATACTCAGCGGCAAGGAGTTTGCCGTCAGCAGTG TGGCACGCGGTAATCTGTCCATTGTCAGCTGCAAGTCGAGTCGCGTCAGCAAGAAGAGCCAAATTGGTCTGGGCGATCCCGAGGGCGAGGATGCGCTCATTGCCACCATCGATGATCGCCAGGGTCAATGGCTGCGTCGGCGACGACTCGACGGCGCCCTCAATCGTGTACCACGGGATTTCTATTCGCGCGTCTGGACGGTGCTGGAGAAATGCCAGGGACTGGCCATCGAGGGACGTGTGCTGCAGCAGAGTCTCACACAGGAGATGACGCCGGGCGAATTGAAGTTTGCCCTCGAGGTGGAAACGGCACTCAATCAAATACCACAGCCCGAGTACAGGCAGCTGGTGGTGGAGGCGCTGATGGTGTTAACACTTGTCACCGAGCACAACATGGTGCCCTGCCTGGGGGACGTGATCTATGTGGAGCATCTGGTGCACAAGGCGAATCAATTGTTCTTGGAGGATCAGCGCAAAGTGCAGGGCGATGCAACGTTGTGCTGCGCCAAGCTCAAGGATGgcaaggagcagcaacaggctGCCTCGGGCATGCTGCTCTGCGGTGGTGCCGCCTACATCTGTCAGCATCTGTACGACAG CGCGCCTAGTGGCAGCTATGGCACCATGACCTATATGTCGCGTGCCGTCGCTTTGGTGCTGGACTGTGTGCCCAAGCATGGGGAGAAGGAATGCGCAATCTCCTAA
- the LOC133847151 gene encoding probable phosphorylase b kinase regulatory subunit alpha isoform X3 yields the protein MRSRSNSGVRLDYYQRIVHRLILAHQEPVTGLFPASNVNSHAWIRDNVYCILAVWGLSMAYKKIADQDEDRAKCYELEQSCVKLMRGLLMAMMNQKDKVEKFKMTQSPYDSLHAKYSSKNGLPVVADNEWGHLQIDAVSLYLLILAQMTASGLQIVFSLDEVSFIQNLVFYIESAYSIPDYGIWERGDKTNHGEPELNASSIGMAKAALEAMNELDLFGARGGPASVIHVLADEAHKCQAVLQSMLPRESNSKELDSGLLCVIGFPAFAVDDEQLIHNTKDAILSRLQGKYGCKRFLRDGYRTPKEDPSRLYYERWELRMFENIECEWPLFYCYLILFHAFQNDKRSVQEYADRLEKIMVRSEDGILLVPESYAVPQDLVGFEYQKPGSQAREVVGRCPFLWGQSLFILGRLLQEGFLAVGELDPLNRRLGAQKKPDVVVQVVIIAEDNEIRDKLAEHDLHVQTIAEVAPIEVQPARVLSHLYTYLGRNRKLGLSGRKSRDVGILSTSKLYSLKDRIFAFTPQHIDYEEYYTTRDPDLLASNFTTNLAFLTNNWRHMLGRPTITLMATHYMLDQDKIPLAMIQTMRKLKSGYINGTRVMLGSLKDFLNTSAITDLSFLGSTEDGYPDRLHPDVQTYLDEHLLRSFSNRSTMNLRGGQLRPRHLRRRMSCKGAIKKTRSINVDSDNLGMEGPSPLTERRLSSVVPPPWLQANKQGHVSVFATTPEEGPTSPPQLGGELGLRENIYPVDPHHSRSAIDRRSEFVRQQEMPKILIQRHRAETNFADTEVEELIAMLRETESLEEQGDILQYLVDTQGLDFNTAGLGLKHKSDDNAAELDQAFMDDVMLELSTAGAGGSGGVGGGDGCGGAGAAAGGEKKKPPMLPVKVPTVIIDPTTTTTSTASKKDLDNANATATATTGIPAAPVAPAPASPAAPAAGCSTNNNSLNNNDSSQSEGMLEEGRVVTVRDLLKGLYEKACQQKLWGLVRHTAGMLGKRVEDLGKAVTDLLVRQKQVTVGMPPNNEHTITAPLPEGELRQLIHDAYGDDESTAMLTQELMVYLAMFIRTEPNLFHEMLRLRVGLIIQVMAKELSRTLICDGEAASEHLLNLSPFEMKNLLYHILSGKEFAVSSVARGNLSIVSCKSSRVSKKSQIGLGDPEGEDALIATIDDRQGQWLRRRRLDGALNRVPRDFYSRVWTVLEKCQGLAIEGRVLQQSLTQEMTPGELKFALEVETALNQIPQPEYRQLVVEALMVLTLVTEHNMVPCLGDVIYVEHLVHKANQLFLEDQRKVQGDATLCCAKLKDGKEQQQAASGMLLCGGAAYICQHLYDSAPSGSYGTMTYMSRAVALVLDCVPKHGEKECAIS from the exons ATGCGGTCGCGTAGCAATTCAGGCGTTCGCCTGGACTACTATCAGCGCATTGTGCATCGCTTGATTTTGGCCCATCAGGAGCCAGTGACCGGCTTGTTTCCCGCCTCCAATGTCAATTCGCACGCCTGGATTCGTGACAATGTCTATTGCATTCTGGCCGTTTGGGGCCTGTCGATGGCGTATAAGAAGATTGCCGATCAAGATGAGGATCGTGCCAAATGCTATGAGCTGGAACAGAGCTGTGTGAAGCTAATGCGTGGCCTGCTCATGGCCATGATGAATCAAAAGGATAAAGtggaaaaattcaaaatgacaCAAAGTCCATACGATTCATTGCACGCCAAATACTCCAGCAAAAATGGTCTGCCCGTGGTGGCGGACAACGAATGGGGTCATTTGCAAATCGATGCTGTTTCGCTGTATCTGCTGATTTTGGCTCAAATGACCGCTTCGGGTCTGCAGATTGTCTTCTCGTTGGACGAAGTTTCGTTCATACAGAATTTGGTATTCTACATTGAGTCCGCCTACTCCATACCCGATTATGGCATCTGGGAGCGTGGCGATAAGACCAATCATG GTGAGCCGGAGCTTAATGCCAGCTCCATTGGCATGGCCAAGGCTGCACTAGAGGCCATGAATGAACTGGATTTGTTTGGCGCACGCGGCGGACCCGCCAGCGTTATACATGTGCTCGCCGATGAGGCGCACAAATGTCAGGCGGTGCTGCAATCGATGCTGCCGCGTGAATCCAACAGCAAAGAGCTCGACTCGGGACTGCTATGTGTCATTGGCTTTCCAGCGTTTGCGGTCGACGATGAACAGCTCATACACAACACCAAAGATGCCATATTGTCGCGTCTGCAAGGCAAATATGGTTGCAAGCGCTTTTTGCGCGATGGCTATCGCACACCCAAAGAGGATCCATCGCGTCTCTACTATGAACGCTGGGAGCTGCGCATGTTCGAGAACATTGAGTGCGAATGGCCGCTCTTCTATTGCTATCTGATACTGTTCCATGCATTTCAAAATGACAAGCGGTCGGTGCAAGAGTATGCCGATCGTCTGGAGAAGATCATGGTGCGCTCCGAGGATGGTATTCTGCTCGTACCCGAAAGCTATGCGGTGCCCCAGGATCTGGTGGGCTTCGAATATCAGAAACCTGGTTCGCAGGCACGCGAAGTTGTCGGTCGTTGTCCGTTTCTTTGGGGCCAGTCGCTCTTTATTTTGGGCCGTTTGCTGCAAGAG GGCTTCTTGGCTGTGGGTGAGCTGGATCCATTGAATCGTCGTTTGGGTGCACAAAAGAAACCCGACGTTGTAGTGCAGGTCGTCATCATTGCGGAGGATAACGAAATTCGCGACAAGCTGGCCGAGCATGATCTGCATGTGCAAACCATTGCCGAGGTCGCACCCATTGAGGTGCAGCCGGCTCGTGTGCTTAGTCATTTGTACACGTATCTGGGACGCAATCGCAAGTTGGGACTCAGTGGCCGTAAATCCCGTGATGTTGGCATCTTGAGCACCAGCAAATTGTATTCGCTGAAGGATCGCATCTTTGCCTTTACGCCGCAG catatCGATTATGAAGAATACTACACGACACGCGATCCCGATCTGCTCGCAAGCAATTTTACCACAAACTTAGCCTTCTTGACCAACAATTGGCGTCACATGTTGGGCAGGCCGACAATCACATTAATGGCAACGCATTATATGCTAG aCCAGGATAAGATACCGCTGGCCATGATTCAGACAATGCGGAAACTAAAGTCGGGATATATTAATGGCACCCGGGTTATGCTGGGCAGCCTGAAGGACTTCCTCAACACGTCGGCCATCACGGACTTGAGCTTTTTGGGCAGCACCGAGGATGGTTATCCGGATCGCCTGCATCCCGATGTGCAGACCTATTTGGACGAGCATCTGTTGCGTTCGTTCAGCAATCGCAGCACCATGAATCTCCGTGGCGGACAGCTGCGCCCTCGCCATCTCCGTCGTCGCATGTCCTGCAAGGGCGCCATCAAAAAGACGCGTTCTATTAACGTTGACT CTGACAATCTGGGCATGGAGGGACCATCGCCATTGACCGAGCGTCGTCTGTCGTCGGTGGTGCCGCCGCCGTGGCTGCAGGCAAACAAGCAAGGACACGTCAGTGTGTTTGCCACAACGCCCGAGGAGGGACCGACATCGCCACCGCAGCTGGGAGGGGAGTTGGGACTCCGGGAGAACATCTATCCCGTGGATCCGCATCATAGTCGCTCGGCCATCGATCGTCGCAGCGAATTTGTGCGACAACAAGAGA TGCCAAAAATTCTCATCCAACGCCATCGTGCGGAAACCAATTTTGCCGACACAGAGGTGGAGGAGCTAATTGCCATGCTGCGCGAAACGGAGAGTCTCGAGGAGCAAGGCGACATTCTGCAGTATCTGGTGGACACACAAGGACTCGACTTCAATACAG CTGGCCTGGGCCTAAAGCACAAATCCGATGACAATGCGGCTG agcTTGATCAAGCGTTTATGGACGATGTGATGCTCGAACTGTCAACGGCTGGTGCTGGTGGTAGTGGtggtgttggtggtggtgATGGTTGTGGTGGTGCTGGTGCTGCAGCTGGTGGTGAGAAGAAGAAGCCGCCAATGTTGCCCGTCAAGGTGCCGACAGTGATAATTGATCCAACGACCACAACCACATCCACAGCGAGCAAAAAGGATCTGGATAATGCCAacgcaacggcaacggcaacaaccgGCATCCCAGCTGCACCTGttgcccctgcccctgcctCGCCCGCTGCCCCCGCCGCCGGCTGCagtaccaacaacaacagcttgaATAACAACGATTCTTCTCAATCTGAAGGCATGCTGGAGGAGGGACGCGTCGTCACCGTTAGGGATCTGCTCAAGGGCCTCTACGAGAAGGCGTGCCAACAAAAACTCTGGGGTCTGGTGCGTCACACCGCCGGCATGCTGGGCAAACGTGTCGAGGATCTGGGCAAAGCCGTCACCGATCTGTTGGTCCGTCAGAAGCAGGTCACCGTTGGCATGCCGCCAAACAATGAGCACACCATCACAGCACCGCTGCCCGAGGGCGAGTTGCGTCAACTCATACACGAT GCCTATGGTGACGATGAGAGCACAGCCATGTTGACGCAGGAGCTGATGGTGTATCTGGCCATGTTTATACGCACCGAGCCGAACCTGTTTCACGAGATGTTGCGTCTGCGTGTCGGCTTGATCATTCAGGTGATGGCCAAGGAACTGTCGCGCACGCTCATCTGTGACGGCGAAGCGGCATCGGAGCATCTACTTAATCTGTCGCCATTCGAGATGAAGAACCTGCTCTATCACATACTCAGCGGCAAGGAGTTTGCCGTCAGCAGTG TGGCACGCGGTAATCTGTCCATTGTCAGCTGCAAGTCGAGTCGCGTCAGCAAGAAGAGCCAAATTGGTCTGGGCGATCCCGAGGGCGAGGATGCGCTCATTGCCACCATCGATGATCGCCAGGGTCAATGGCTGCGTCGGCGACGACTCGACGGCGCCCTCAATCGTGTACCACGGGATTTCTATTCGCGCGTCTGGACGGTGCTGGAGAAATGCCAGGGACTGGCCATCGAGGGACGTGTGCTGCAGCAGAGTCTCACACAGGAGATGACGCCGGGCGAATTGAAGTTTGCCCTCGAGGTGGAAACGGCACTCAATCAAATACCACAGCCCGAGTACAGGCAGCTGGTGGTGGAGGCGCTGATGGTGTTAACACTTGTCACCGAGCACAACATGGTGCCCTGCCTGGGGGACGTGATCTATGTGGAGCATCTGGTGCACAAGGCGAATCAATTGTTCTTGGAGGATCAGCGCAAAGTGCAGGGCGATGCAACGTTGTGCTGCGCCAAGCTCAAGGATGgcaaggagcagcaacaggctGCCTCGGGCATGCTGCTCTGCGGTGGTGCCGCCTACATCTGTCAGCATCTGTACGACAG CGCGCCTAGTGGCAGCTATGGCACCATGACCTATATGTCGCGTGCCGTCGCTTTGGTGCTGGACTGTGTGCCCAAGCATGGGGAGAAGGAATGCGCAATCTCCTAA